In Babylonia areolata isolate BAREFJ2019XMU chromosome 10, ASM4173473v1, whole genome shotgun sequence, the following proteins share a genomic window:
- the LOC143286448 gene encoding uncharacterized protein LOC143286448, with product MFACVAVLLLALSASEVSAQATHQYDIANCGIYKIAEGTHHAENPNDCRTFYNCDANNGGKLVFCPEGLVYNPDKGICVVGGDCNKWYTESNCAVNSNGVGRFPARCCKSYYEYYCSTRTYKFMSCGTGQGFNANGNANSRSCVASSTCQPCINTVVDPCLGTHMVYASDCQYRVTNTEQVIRCPDGTAFSNVTCRCDWDLENKCPITTVPPGCPSKRTFNFATRLFLVNTNAPVVPYTFLTQIPVPLYNLQGQDFGYKPFSMKLRFTLQSTTQLASVLTADTTCSGFKLEVKVLNGNSIQVTATNKGRTLMLQANVNVGVNSEITLKVVFDLKGRSFQATANGITLQPSTNVATTMLSFASDGLDVYCLHSVGPISGRVSELAFWRDCTQLASLN from the exons atgTTCGCCTGTGTAGCAGTTTTGCTCCTCGCCTTGTCAGCGAGTGAAGTCAGCGCCCAGGCCACCCACCAATATGACATAGCCA ACTGCGGCATTTACAAGATCGCCGAAGGGACCCACCACGCTGAGAACCCGAACGACTGCCGAACGTTCTACAACTGTGACGCCAACAACGGAgggaagctggtgttttgccctGAGGGTCTGGTCTATAACCCTGACAAAGGAATCTGCGTCGTGGGAGGGGACTGCAACAAAT GGTACACTGAATCGAACTGCGCTGTCAACAGTAACGGAGTGGGAAGATTCCCGGCTCGCTGTTGTAAATCCTATTACGAGTACTACTGCTCCACTCGCACCTACAAATTCATGTCCTGTGGCACGGGGCAGGGCTTCAATGCCAACGGCAATGCCAACAGCAGGTCGTGTGTTGCCAGCTCAACATGCCAGCCCTGTATCAACACCGTCGTCGATC CTTGCCTAGGCACCCATATGGTGTACGCATCAGACTGCCAGTACAGGGTTACGAACACTGAGCAGGTGATCAGATGTCCAGATGGTACAGCGTTCAGCAACGTGACGTGCAGGTGTGACTGGGACCTCGAAAACAAATGCCCCATCACGACAGTGCCTCCAG GTTGTCCATCAAAACGCACGTTCAACTTTGCAACACGCC TGTTCCTGGTCAACACCAACGCCCCCGTCGTGCCGTACACCTTCCTCACACAGATCCCCGTTCCCCTGTACAACCTGCAAGGCCAGGACTTTGGCTACAAGCCGTTTTCCATGAAGCTCCGTTTCACCCTGCAGTCCACCACCCAGCTGGCTTCGGTCCTGACCGCTGACACCACG TGTTCGGGATTCAAGCTGGAAGTGAAGGTGCTGAACGGGAACTCAATCCAAGTGACTGCCACAAACAAAGGCAGAACTCTGATGCTGCAGGCAAACGTGAAC GTTGGAGTCAACAGCGAAATAACGCTGAAAGTGGTGTTCGACCTTAAAGGCCGTAGTTTCCAGGCAACTGCCAACGGAATCACACTGCAGCCGTCCACCAACGTGGCGACTACCATGCTAA GTTTTGCCAGTGACGGGCTTGACGTGTACTGTCTCCATTCCGTTGGTCCCATCAGTGGCAGGGTGTCGgaa CTGGCATTTTGGCGAGATTGTACGCAGCTCGCCTCGCTGAATTGA